A genomic region of Amblyraja radiata isolate CabotCenter1 chromosome 16, sAmbRad1.1.pri, whole genome shotgun sequence contains the following coding sequences:
- the LOC116982277 gene encoding zinc finger protein 470-like, with product SNLQVHQRMHTGERPYTCVQSGKGFTLFTGLLTHQRTHTGERPYTCSDCGKGFTRSDSLLDHQWTHTGECPYTCTQCGKGFTRSTYLLKHQRTHTGERSYTCAQCGKGFTCSNPTVFHELRVTWPRRPPQGSALKPLNTSSSRAARSAGLLQVLQHDGGGRYRCAVAYKRSVKVAMAAVTGADLRSVSTARSSVTLVGALTLTEATIGRTRSGQRP from the exons agcaacctgcaggtgcaccagcgcatgcacacaggcgagcgcccctacacctgtgtccagagcggcaagggcttcaccctctTCACCGGGCTGCtgacccaccagcgcacccataccggagagcggccctacacctgcagcgactgcggcaagggcttcacccgctccgacagcCTGCTGGATCACCAATGGACCCACACCGGCGAGTGCCCCtatacctgcacccagtgcggcaagggcttcacccgctccacctatctgctgaagcaccagcgcacccacactggcgagcgctccTACACCTGTgctcagtgcggcaagggcttcacctgctccaa CCCCACTGTTTTCCAtgagctgcgagttacgtggccCAGGCGCCCGCCCCAGGGCTCTGCACTGAAGCCGTTAAACACATCATCAAGTCGTGCTGcccgctccgctgggctccttcaaGTACTACAACATGACGGCGGCGGTCGTTATCGCTGTGCGGTGGCGTACAAGCGCAGTGTAAAAGTGGCCATGGCGGCCGTCACAGGGGCCGACCTTCGCTCTGTCTCCaccgcccgatcgtctgtcacgctggtgggtgcACTTACCCtcacggaagccacgatcggccggaCTCGCTCTGGTCAACGTCCTTAG